The window GTTATCATAACATGCACATCCAATTCTTTCCTTGCAGTCTTTTCCAGCATTTTCATCACCGGAAAACCAAAGGATATATTGGGAACAAAAACGCCATCCATAACATCCACATGAATCCAATCGGCTTCACTATTGTTTAACATGGTAATGTCTCTTTCAAGATTACCAAAGTCCGCGGATAATATAGATGGAGCTAGTTTGAATTCCATAAGAACTACTCTTTTTTGTCTGATTCTGGTTTTTTAAACTCAGGCTTTGGGAGTAATACTTTGCGAGAAAGTCTTGACTTACCAGAACGCTTGTCAAAATCGACCAGTTTAACGTCAAGCATATCTCCAACTTTCAGCACATCGGCCAACGTATTTTGTCTTTCCCATGAGTATTCAGAAATATGTAGCAATCCTTCTTTACCGTGGATGTATTCTAAGAAAGCACCAAAATCAACAATTGATTTTACCTTGGCATTATAAATAGTACCAACTTCAGGCTTGGTTGCAATATTCTTAATCCAGGCCACTGCTTTCTCCATGCTTTCTTTATCAGTTGAAGTAATTTCAACAATACCTCTTCCTGTCTCATCTTCTTCTATGGATAAGATAGCTCCAGTTTCTTTCTGAATTTTCTGAATAACTTTACCACCTGGGCCAATAATAGCTCCAATAAACTCATTATCTACAATCAGTTTTTCGATTCTAGGGACATGTGGTTTATAATCAGCACGGGGCTCTGTGATCGCTTTTTTCATTTCCTCTAGAATATGTAAACGACCAGCTTTTGCCTGGGCCAAAGCTTCTGCTAATATTTCATAGGATAAACCATCCACTTTAATATCCATTTGACAAGCAGTAATTCCATCTTCTGTTCCAGTTACTTTGAAATCCATATCACCTAAATGATCTTCATCTCCCAAAATATCTGATAAAATAGCATAACGACCTTTATCATCAATGATTAAACCCATAGCTATTCCTGAAACTGGTTTCTTTATTTTTATACCTGCATCCATTAATGCTAAAGATCCGGCACAAACTGTTGCCATAGAAGACGAACCATTTGACTCCAATATATCAGATACTACACGAATGGTGTATGGATTTACCATGGTATCAGGAATAATACCTTCCAATGCACGTTGTGCAAGGTTTCCATGACCAATTTCTCTTCTGGCAGGACCTCTTTGTGGTTTTACTTCACCAGTTGAAAAAGGAAGGAAATTATAATGTAACATGAAGCGATCAAAACGCTGAAATAATGCACCATCAACCATTTGCTCAGCCATTTTATTACCCAATGTAATAGATGTTAATGATTGTGTTTCACCACGTGTAAATACTGCTGATCCATGTGCTGCTGGCAAATAGTCAACTTCACATTCGATCTCTCTTATTTCATCATATTTACGATTATCCAATCGCACTTTGTCTTCTAATACAAAGTTCCTGATGACTTCTTTCTTTAATTCGCCAAAATATCTTTTTACCAAATGTTCTTTTTCAAGTTCCTCTTCGGTCAGCGTTTCAATAAATTCGGTTAGCATTTTTTTCAATGCATCACTACGTTCATTTTTTGGACTGAATGAACGTGCTACTTCCAGAATTTTGCTGGCAAAATGCTTTTCAACTGCCAACTTAAGTTCTTCGTCTTGCTCTTGCTCAGGGTACACTCTTTTTTCTCTTCCAGCTAACTTAACCAGTTCTACTTGTCCTGCACATTGTTGTTTGATTACTTCATGAGCTACTTTGATTGCTTCTGCCAACTCCTCTTCACTCACTTCTTTCATTTCCCCTTCCACCATGTTTACATCTTTAGCTGATCCAGCTACAATGATGTTTAAAGTGGCTTCCTTAATTTGTTTGATGCCTGGGTTGACAACATATTTGCCATCAATTTTAGCTACCCTGACTTCAGAAATAGGTCCTGCAAAAGGAATATCGGATATACATACTGCAGCTGAAGCTGCCAATCCAACTAAACTGTCAGGCATGATATCATCATCTGCTGAAATCAATGAAACTAATAATTGAATTTCGGCATAATAATCAGAAGGGAATAGCGGGCGCATAGCGCGATCAACTATCCTTGATATTAATATTTCATAATTTGAAATTCTTGCTTCTCTTTTCAAGAATCCACCCGGGAATCTACCAGCAGCAGCATATTTTTCCTGATAATCAACTGATAAAGGCAGGAAGTCAGCTCCTTCTCTGAATTCTTTATTGGATACCACAGTTGCTAGCAACATGGTGTTTCCTTGTCTTAAAACAACAGCTCCATCAGCTTGTTTGGCTAATTTTCCTGTTTCGATTGTAATTTCGGCTCCACTCCCCGATGGAATGGTAATTTTCTGTACGTTTTTGTATAACATTTCTTTTTTATTTGTCGTTCGTGTTCCAGTTCTTACTGGGCGTATAAAAAAAAAGGCGATTTGTCAACCGCCCCCCTCATCTATTTTCTGATTCCTAATTCTTTAATTATCTTACGATACCTCTCAATATCCCGATCGATTAGATAATCAAGTAATCTTCTCCGTTTTCCAACTAAACCATATAAACCTCTTTGGGTTGAAAAATCTTTCCTATGCACTTTCAAATGTTCAGTTAAATGACTGATTCTCTTTGTCAACAATGCAATTTGGCTCTCAGCTGAACCTGAATCTTCAGCATTTTTACCATATTGGGTAAATAAATCCTGCTTAGCTTCTTTTGTTAAATACATAAATAATTCATTTTTTTACGAGATGCAAAGATATAACAATTCTTTATTTCAAAAAGCAATTTCCTCACTATTAATTATTTAGGCTTGTGTCAACACTTTTATTGTTCATTTTTTAGGTCGCAAATGTCTTAGAATAAAGTTGAGAAATAGCTTATATATATATTTATTTCTTAAATTCGACTCAAATTCAAAAACATAAAAACATGAAAAAAGTTCTATTACTTCTGGTCTCTTTATCCTTTATTTATTCAGTAAATGCTCAAAAGTTTGTGTGGGATAAACTGAATTCTGGTATTAGTAGTGGAAACTTGTATGATATAAAATTTGTTAATGATAGCGTTGGAATGGCTATTGGCAACGATGGAAGCATCAATTTTGTCCTCAAAACAACTGATGGAGGACTAAATTGGAACAATGTGGCAACAGCCAGTATTGATCAATTGGTAAGAGCTTGCGATTTTGTTGATGTAAACAATGTATTTATTGTTGGACGTAAAGGTGGTTTATACAAATCTATTGATGGAGGACAAAGCTGGTCTAAACTCAATCTTGGAACCAATGTCGACCTAATTGATATTTCATCACCTGATGCGAAAGCCATATATATTTGTACAGCTGGTGGACGCTACATTAATTATGATGGTGTTGGTTGGGCAACAAAAACTGTTTATTCTGCAGATGATTTTGTAGCAGTGGGTTTTCCAACTAAAAACGAAGGATTTCTGACTGCAACAAACGGAAGAGTTTGGCGTACCAGTGATGGTGGAGACACTTGGGATACGGTTAAAACTGACCAGGAAAGTATTTTAGGCAGTCATTTCATCACCTATAATGTTG of the Bacteroidota bacterium genome contains:
- the rpsO gene encoding 30S ribosomal protein S15, translated to MYLTKEAKQDLFTQYGKNAEDSGSAESQIALLTKRISHLTEHLKVHRKDFSTQRGLYGLVGKRRRLLDYLIDRDIERYRKIIKELGIRK
- the pnp gene encoding polyribonucleotide nucleotidyltransferase, with the translated sequence MLYKNVQKITIPSGSGAEITIETGKLAKQADGAVVLRQGNTMLLATVVSNKEFREGADFLPLSVDYQEKYAAAGRFPGGFLKREARISNYEILISRIVDRAMRPLFPSDYYAEIQLLVSLISADDDIMPDSLVGLAASAAVCISDIPFAGPISEVRVAKIDGKYVVNPGIKQIKEATLNIIVAGSAKDVNMVEGEMKEVSEEELAEAIKVAHEVIKQQCAGQVELVKLAGREKRVYPEQEQDEELKLAVEKHFASKILEVARSFSPKNERSDALKKMLTEFIETLTEEELEKEHLVKRYFGELKKEVIRNFVLEDKVRLDNRKYDEIREIECEVDYLPAAHGSAVFTRGETQSLTSITLGNKMAEQMVDGALFQRFDRFMLHYNFLPFSTGEVKPQRGPARREIGHGNLAQRALEGIIPDTMVNPYTIRVVSDILESNGSSSMATVCAGSLALMDAGIKIKKPVSGIAMGLIIDDKGRYAILSDILGDEDHLGDMDFKVTGTEDGITACQMDIKVDGLSYEILAEALAQAKAGRLHILEEMKKAITEPRADYKPHVPRIEKLIVDNEFIGAIIGPGGKVIQKIQKETGAILSIEEDETGRGIVEITSTDKESMEKAVAWIKNIATKPEVGTIYNAKVKSIVDFGAFLEYIHGKEGLLHISEYSWERQNTLADVLKVGDMLDVKLVDFDKRSGKSRLSRKVLLPKPEFKKPESDKKE
- a CDS encoding T9SS type A sorting domain-containing protein, encoding MKKVLLLLVSLSFIYSVNAQKFVWDKLNSGISSGNLYDIKFVNDSVGMAIGNDGSINFVLKTTDGGLNWNNVATASIDQLVRACDFVDVNNVFIVGRKGGLYKSIDGGQSWSKLNLGTNVDLIDISSPDAKAIYICTAGGRYINYDGVGWATKTVYSADDFVAVGFPTKNEGFLTATNGRVWRTSDGGDTWDTVKTDQESILGSHFITYNVGYVVGGKGMVKRTINGGINWSDTLIYPEDYKNIDFRAVSFPLQNFGFIGGNNGTILRTADGGSNWIQEITNITDKIYKIDAPSITSAFAVGENGIILKRRDASSIHENDFNTINIYPNPATSVLHIVHTVTHEQAQISIYNLNGKEVLHSTLTKGNNHQLDISGLTQGLYLIKLLSDESSSWGKVLIK